The proteins below are encoded in one region of Manis pentadactyla isolate mManPen7 chromosome 2, mManPen7.hap1, whole genome shotgun sequence:
- the UBXN2A gene encoding UBX domain-containing protein 2A isoform X1, with protein sequence MKEVDNLESIEEEWVCETGSDNQPLNDNQQTNCEYFVDNLFEEAQKVGAKCLSPTEQKKQVDVSIKLWKNGFTVNDDFRSYSDCASQQFLNSIKKGELPLELQGIFDKEEVDVKVEDKKNELCMSTKPVFQPFSGQGHRLGSATPKIVFKPRSTEVENKNNLSAVQLNNLEPITNIQIWLANGKRIVQKFNISHRISHIKDFIEKYQGSQRSPPFSLATALPFLRLLDETLTLEEADLQNAVIIQRLQRNAGPFREF encoded by the exons atgaaagaagTAGATAATCTTGAAAGCATAGAAGAAGAATG GGTTTGTGAAACAGGATCTGATAACCAACCTCTGAATGATAATCAACAAACAAATTGTGAATATTTTGTTGATAACCTTTTTGAGGAAGCTCAGAAAGTTGGTGCCAAATGCTTGTCTCCCACTGAACAGAAGAAACAG GTAGATGTAAGTATAAAATTATGGAAAAATGGATTCACAGTCAACGATGATTTCAGAAGTTATTCTGATTGTGCAAGTCAGCAATTTCTTAACTCCATCAAAAAAGG GGAATTACCTTTAGAGTTACAGGGAATTTTCGATAAAGAGGAGGTTGATGTTAAAGTCGAAGACAAGAAAAATGAACTGTGTATGTCAACCAAGCCTGTGTTTCAGCCCTTCTCAGGACAGGGTCACAGACTGGGAAG TGCAACACCAAAAATTGTCTTTAAACCAAGGAGTACTGAAgttgagaataaaaataatttgtctgCTGTCCAGCTAAACAACCTAGAACCCATCACTAACATACAGATCTGGTTAGCCAACGGGAAAAGGATTGTCCAGAAATTTAACATATCTCATAG GATAAGCCACATCAAAGACTTCATCGAAAAATACCAAGGATCTCAAAGAAGtcctcccttttccctggcaACAGCTCTTCCTTTTCTCAGATTGCTAGATGAAACACTCACATTGGAAGAAGCAGATTTACAGAACGCTGTGATCATTCAGAGACTCCAAAGAAATGCTGGACCTTTTAGAGAATTTTGA